In Zonotrichia leucophrys gambelii isolate GWCS_2022_RI chromosome 6, RI_Zleu_2.0, whole genome shotgun sequence, one genomic interval encodes:
- the BBIP1 gene encoding BBSome-interacting protein 1, with product MPEGTGALREVLPKQGQLSVEDMPALVLCKPKILPLKSVSLEKLEKLQKAALDAAQAAPPPSAGPAPPRQ from the exons ATGCCGGAGGGGACCGGAGCGCTGCgggaggtgctgcccaagcaaG GGCAGCTCTCGGTGGAGGACATGCCCGCCCTGGTGCTGTGCAAGCCCAAGATCCTGCCCCTCAAGTCGGTGTCgctggagaagctggagaagctgcagaaggCGGCGCTGGACGCGGCCcaggcggccccgccgccatcCGCGGGGCCCGCGCCGCCCCGGCAGTAG